A stretch of Pseudomonas sp. CCC3.1 DNA encodes these proteins:
- the birA gene encoding bifunctional biotin--[acetyl-CoA-carboxylase] ligase/biotin operon repressor BirA produces MLTLLKLLKDGRFHSGQALGAALGISRSAVWKQLQRLEADLNLSIHKVRGRGYQLASPLELLEQGQLVDSRFPVSIHESLDSTNAQALREIASGLPAPFIILAEQQSAGRGRRGRTWVSPFAENIYYSLVLRMDGGMRQLEGLSLVVGLAVLGALRDFGDFDAGLKWPNDILVGNKKIAGILLELVGDPADVCHVVIGIGINVNMMVASDVDQAWTSVRLETGRDINRNALIVALGRSLEIYLSRHEALSFAAIQAEWELNHLWQGREVSLIAGTHHVDGTVIGIDQQGALRLNVAGQEKTFSGGELSLRLRHDS; encoded by the coding sequence ATGCTGACGTTGTTGAAACTCCTTAAAGATGGCCGTTTTCATTCTGGGCAAGCCCTGGGTGCAGCGCTAGGTATTAGCCGTAGTGCTGTATGGAAGCAGTTGCAGCGCCTAGAGGCTGACTTGAACCTGTCGATCCACAAAGTTCGTGGTCGTGGCTATCAATTAGCTTCGCCGCTTGAGCTTCTTGAGCAGGGCCAGCTTGTCGATAGCCGCTTTCCTGTGTCTATTCATGAATCCCTGGATTCGACCAATGCACAAGCATTGCGTGAAATTGCCAGCGGGCTGCCTGCGCCTTTTATAATTCTGGCTGAGCAGCAGAGTGCAGGGCGAGGTCGTAGAGGAAGGACGTGGGTTAGCCCTTTTGCTGAAAACATCTATTACAGTCTGGTTCTTCGCATGGATGGCGGGATGCGCCAGCTAGAAGGGCTCAGCTTGGTGGTTGGCTTGGCTGTATTGGGTGCGCTTCGAGATTTTGGCGACTTTGATGCGGGTTTGAAGTGGCCAAATGATATTTTGGTGGGGAATAAAAAAATTGCCGGCATTCTGCTGGAGTTAGTGGGTGACCCTGCTGATGTGTGTCACGTCGTCATTGGCATTGGTATCAACGTCAATATGATGGTTGCGAGTGATGTTGATCAGGCTTGGACATCCGTGCGTTTGGAAACTGGCCGCGATATCAATCGCAACGCGCTTATTGTTGCTCTTGGCAGGAGCTTGGAAATATATCTGAGCCGACATGAGGCTTTAAGTTTTGCTGCTATACAGGCTGAGTGGGAGCTCAATCATTTATGGCAGGGCCGCGAAGTTTCCTTGATAGCCGGCACGCACCATGTGGATGGGACTGTGATCGGTATCGATCAGCAAGGCGCATTACGTCTGAATGTGGCAGGGCAGGAAAAAACATTCAGTGGTGGCGAGCTAAGTTTGAGGTTGCGCCATGATTCTTGA
- a CDS encoding pantothenate kinase codes for MILEMDCGNSFIKWRVIDKDAVIGGGVVDSDSALIDAILANPSLHIARCRLVSVRSDEETSGLIARLVSVFAVEVLCAEPARALAGVTNGYEDFERLGLDRWLALVGAYELSKGPCLVLDLGTAVTADFVSGDGQHLGGFICPGLPLMRNQLRTHTRRIRYDNLSAEQALQRETPGRTTVEAVERGCLMMLRGFTLSQLQLARDYWDEGFVVFLTGGDADLVASIVPDARLVRDLVFVGLAAACPLF; via the coding sequence ATGATTCTTGAGATGGACTGCGGTAACAGTTTTATCAAGTGGCGAGTGATTGATAAGGACGCAGTCATTGGGGGTGGAGTTGTTGACTCTGATTCGGCTCTGATAGATGCAATCTTGGCAAACCCTTCACTACACATTGCGCGCTGTCGGCTGGTCAGTGTGCGCAGTGATGAGGAGACATCTGGCCTTATTGCCCGCTTGGTTTCTGTTTTTGCGGTAGAGGTATTGTGTGCCGAGCCAGCTAGGGCTCTGGCGGGTGTCACAAACGGCTATGAGGACTTCGAGCGCCTTGGTCTCGATCGCTGGCTGGCTTTGGTCGGAGCGTATGAGCTGTCTAAAGGTCCGTGTCTCGTGCTTGATTTGGGGACTGCTGTTACAGCTGATTTTGTGTCTGGAGACGGACAGCACTTGGGTGGGTTTATTTGTCCTGGCCTTCCGTTGATGCGCAACCAGTTGCGTACGCATACTCGACGAATTAGATATGACAACTTGTCGGCTGAGCAGGCGCTGCAGCGCGAAACACCTGGGCGCACGACTGTTGAAGCTGTTGAGCGTGGATGTCTTATGATGCTGCGCGGGTTTACGTTGTCTCAGCTGCAATTAGCTCGTGATTACTGGGATGAGGGTTTTGTCGTGTTTCTCACTGGGGGGGATGCTGACTTGGTGGCGAGCATCGTGCCAGATGCGCGCCTCGTGAGAGATCTTGTATTCGTAGGTTTGGCTGCAGCTTGTCCTTTATTCTGA
- the secE gene encoding preprotein translocase subunit SecE, with translation MTPKAEVQSSRFDLLKWLVVVALVVVGVVGNQYYSGSPILYRVIALLVIAAVAAFVGLQTAKGKSFAVLVKEARTEIRKVVWPTRQETTQTTLIVVAVVLVMALLLWGLDSLLGWLVSLIVG, from the coding sequence ATGACTCCCAAGGCTGAAGTTCAAAGCTCTCGCTTCGATCTCCTTAAGTGGCTAGTAGTAGTTGCTCTGGTGGTGGTTGGCGTTGTTGGGAATCAGTATTATTCTGGTTCGCCGATCCTGTATCGCGTCATTGCGCTTCTTGTGATTGCTGCTGTTGCTGCCTTTGTGGGTTTGCAGACAGCAAAGGGCAAGTCGTTCGCTGTCCTGGTAAAGGAAGCTCGTACTGAGATTCGTAAAGTCGTATGGCCAACTCGCCAAGAAACTACGCAGACCACGTTGATCGTGGTGGCTGTTGTTCTTGTTATGGCGTTGCTGTTGTGGGGTTTGGATTCCCTGCTCGGCTGGCTCGTTTCCTTGATTGTTGGCTAA